A stretch of the Denticeps clupeoides chromosome 6, fDenClu1.1, whole genome shotgun sequence genome encodes the following:
- the LOC114793055 gene encoding apolipoprotein A-I-like, translated as MKFVALALTVLLAVGSQASFMQADAASQLEHYRDAAMVYLNQVKDSAQQALDHLEGTDYEHYKLKLSESMDKLQAYAETASHTLSPYGEAFTNQFQTSTHALRERVMADVEDLHAKLEPHRAQLQQAIQQQVEEYRSKLEPIFQEYIENKRMELDNLRAKVQPLLEEMQAKVQANVEETKTKLVPMVEAVRGKLTHQLEELKTMASPYAEEYKEHLVKAVEHVKERVAPHAEDLHARISPYVEDMKAKLMSFYETVAQALKQ; from the exons ATGAAATTCGTTGCCCTTGCACTGACCGTTCTCTTGGCCGTTG GCTCCCAGGCCAGCTTCATGCAGGCTGATGCTGCCTCTCAGCTGGAGCACTATAGGGATGCTGCCATGGTTTACCTGAACCAGGTCAAGGACTCTGCCCAGCAGGCTCTGGACCACCTGGAAGGAACTGACTATGAACACTACAA GCTAAAGCTGTCTGAGAGCATGGACAAACTCCAGGCCTATGCAGAGACTGCCTCTCACACCCTGTCACCCTATGGAGAGGCCTTCACCAACCAGTTTCAGACCTCCACCCATGCTCTGCGTGAACGTGTCATGGCTGACGTAGAAGATCTGCATGCCAAGCTGGAGCCCCACCGCGCCCAGCTGCAGCAGGCTATCCAGCAGCAAGTGGAAGAGTACCGCAGCAAGCTGGAGCCCATCTTCCAGGAGTACATTGAGAACAAGCGTATGGAGCTGGACAACCTGCGTGCCAAGGTCCAGCCCCTCCTGGAGGAGATGCAGGCCAAAGTGCAGGCCAACGTGGAGGAGACCAAGACCAAGCTGGTGCCCATGGTGGAGGCTGTGCGCGGCAAGCTGACCCACCAGCTGGAGGAACTCAAGACCATGGCTTCCCCCTATGCTGAGGAGTACAAGGAGCACCTGGTGAAGGCAGTGGAGCATGTGAAGGAGCGTGTGGCACCCCATGCTGAGGACCTCCATGCCCGTATCAGCCCCTACGTGGAGGACATGAAGGCCAAGTTGATGAGCTTCTACGAGACCGTTGCCCAGGCCTTGAAACAATGA